A single genomic interval of Sebastes umbrosus isolate fSebUmb1 chromosome 9, fSebUmb1.pri, whole genome shotgun sequence harbors:
- the zgc:153018 gene encoding transmembrane protein 179 codes for MELDRRLLLAHCAAHGLSVVLGLLVVVPMALNGSAFKGRCALFSSGYWRTEDREELPGDVSHLVVQQWGPPAACQFATFVGIFTVLYGAAQGWRSLFYLHGRHDDTLFSSFLTVLLSVCVLFLSGGASVILSLGFVSWCDTVTDHDKQPYSCAESESVPLYLDVNTSSFYTELSLAQASLWGVTALWLAQSILAFLRLYHSHSQHMSGPCRPREKELLLGHTPSEGGSPTPPHPPATPTIFV; via the exons ATGGAGCTGGACCGGCGGCTGCTGCTGGCCCACTGTGCGGCTCACGGCCTGAGTGTGGTGTTGGGCCTGCTGGTGGTGGTCCCCATGGCTCTCAACGGATCCGCCTTCAAAGGCCGCTGCGCTCTCTTCTCCTCCGGCTACTGGAGGACGGAGGACCGGGAGGAGCTGCCGGGAGACGTGTCTCACCTGGTGGTTCAGCAGTGGGGCCCGCCGGCAGCCTGCCAGTTCGCCACATTCGTCGGTATCTTCACGGTGCTGTACGGAGCAGCGCAGGGCTGGAGGAGCCTCTTCTATCTGCACGGACGACATGATGA CACCCTGTTTTCATCCTTCCTGACGGtgctgctgagtgtgtgtgtgctcttccTGTCCGGAGGGGCAAGTGTCATCTTGTCTCTGGGATTCGTCTCCTGGTGTGACACCGTGACTGATCACGACAAACAGCCTTACAG ctGTGCAGAGTCTGAGTCGGTTCCACTTTACCTGGATGTGAACACCTCCTCTTTCTACACAGAGCTCAGTCTGGCACAG GCGTCTCTGTGGGGTGTGACGGCTCTGTGGCTGGCTCAGTCCATCCTGGCTTTCCTGCGGCTCTACCACTCTCACAGCCAGCACATGAGCGGGCCGTGTCGTCCCCGGGagaaggagctgctgctgggacACACTCCGTCTGAAGGCGGCTCCCCCACACCTCCACATCCTCCAGCAACACCCACCATCTTTGTCTAA
- the LOC119494920 gene encoding uncharacterized protein LOC119494920, whose amino-acid sequence MCLCLFSSVCSHREKMICSILPLISLTCCVCGSFVVNVTQTSYQAEENHNITLEWMFTTRTDSSPNSLFIYCELLADLRPSVLFRFQEGVEVPESQDEQFAGRVRCDEDVLREGRLRLHVSRLRTDDSGLYWCDVLTGYGRYSGKCWLNVTGELTAAPDEPRPQRPTVSPQPESRGRIGLYVGLGLGLGLTAAALCAGLCFAFRHYFTKSTDKKGNICAVVMSSSEKQPIRTNRTLSGGPPLNESSEYTVVRTQETQDYMK is encoded by the exons atgtgtttgtgtctcttctcCTCCGTCTGCTCTCACAGGGAGAAGATGATCTGCAGCATCCTGCCTCTCATCAGCCTGACCTGctgtgtctgtg gatcatttgtagtgaatgtgacacagacctcctatcaggcagaggagaaccacaacatcacactgGAGTGGATGTTCACAACCAGAACCGACAGTTCCCCCAACTCACTTTTTATCTACTGTGAACTGTTAGCTGATCTCAGACCCTCAGTCCTGTTTCGTTTCCAGGAAGGTGTTGAGGTCCCAGAGTCTCAGGATGAACAGTTTGCAGGACGAGTCCGGTGTGACGAAGACGTCCTCAGAGAAGGACGACTCAGACTTCACGTGTCCAGACTCAGGACCGATGACTCGGGTCTGTACTGGTGTGACGTGCTCACAGGTTATGGGAGGTACTCCGGGAAATGCTGGCTCAATGTCACTGGTGAGTTGACAGCAGCTCCTGATGAGCCCAGACCTCAGAGACCAACAGTGAGTCCACAACCAGAGAGTCGGGGAAGGATCGGCCTCTACGTTGGACTGGGACTGGGACTgggactgacagcagcagctctctgtgcTGGACTCTGCTTTGCCTTCAgacattattttactaaatCTACTGATAAGAAAGGAAACATCTGTGCAGTCGTAATGAGTTCCTCAGAGAAACAACCCATCAGGACTAACAGGACTCTGTCTGGAGGACCCCCTTTGAATGAGTCCTCAGAGTATACAGTAGTCAGAACACAAGAGACTCAAGACTATATGAAATGA
- the hs6st2 gene encoding heparan-sulfate 6-O-sulfotransferase 2 isoform X1 translates to MDEKSGSSHHHRLLFVLLMVLLFGVIMIQYVCPSRSECQMLHQLGSWFKDGGTTGSRSGGSEIQDGLQKDPYIAEDGALVRFVPRFNFTRSDLNRVVDFNIKGDDVIVFLHIQKTGGTTFGRHLVRNIQLERPCECHAGQKKCTCYRPGKKETWLFSRFSTGWSCGLHADWTELISCVPSRMDSREAPENLPSRNYYYITILRDPVSRFLSEWRHVQRGATWRASLHVCDGRSPTLSELPSCYSGDDWSGCSLQEFMDCPYNLANNRQTRMLADLSLVGCYNVSTMSEDERWALLLESAKRNLRGMAFFGLTEYQRKTQYLFERTFNLEFIAPFTQLNGTRASSVEVPAETQHRILQLNRWDVELYEYARDLFLQRFQVARQQERRQARARRQQERRRLRGRLTTKQGRQLKPTETSRQPASHSVVAEEQLRAKAGGDSAESDVPLPDWWDLDENGTVEDYTDNVEQW, encoded by the exons ATGGATGAGAAGTCCGGCAGCAGCCACCACCACCGGCTCCTGTTCGTCCTGCTCATGGTGCTGCTCTTCGGCGTCATTATGATCCAGTACGTGTGCCCGAGCAGGTCCGAGTGCCAGATGCTGCACCAGCTGGGCTCCTGGTTCAAGGACGGCGGTACAACCGGTTCCCGGAGCGGTGGCAGTGAGATCCAGGACGGGCTCCAGAAGGACCCGTACATCGCAGAAGATGGAGCTCTGGTCCGCTTCGTCCCTCGTTTCAATTTCACCAGATCAGATTTAAACCGTGTTGTGGACTTTAACATTAAAGGAGATGATGTGATAGTGTTCCTGCACATTCAGAAGACGGGCGGCACCACGTTTGGGAGACACCTGGTGCGGAACATTCAGCTGGAGAGGCCCTGCGAGTGTCACGCAGGTCAGAAGAAATGTACCTGTTACCGGCCAGGTAAAAAAGAAACCTGGCTGTTCTCCCGGTTCTCCACCGGCTGGAGCTGCGGGCTTCATGCGGACTGGACCGAGCTGATCAGCTGCGTCCCGTCACGCATGGACTCACGAGAGGCTCCCGAGAACCTGCCCAG taGGAACTATTATTATATAACCATCTTAAGAGACCCAGTATCACGCTTCCTGAGCGAGTGGCGTCATGTGCAACGTGGGGCTACATGGAGGGCCTCCTTACACGTGTGCGATGGACGTTCACCAACGCTGTCTGAGCTGCCGAGCTGTTACTCAGGAGACGACTGGTCAGGTTGCTCCCTGCAGGAGTTCATGGACTGTCCCTACAACCTGGCCAACAACCGGCAAACCCGCATGCTGGCCGACCTCAGCCTGGTGGGTTGCTACAACGTCTCCACCATGAGTGAGGATGAGCGCTGGGCGTTGCTGCTGGAGAGCGCCAAACGCAACCTGCGCGGCATGGCGTTCTTTGGGCTGACAGAGTACCAGCGTAAGACCCAGTATCTGTTCGAGCGTACCTTCAACCTGGAGTTCATCGCACCCTTCACACAGCTCAACGGCACACGCGCCTCCAGTGTCGAGGTCCCTGCCGAGACACAACACAGAATCCTCCAGCTGAACCGATGGGACGTAGAGCTGTACGAGTACGCCCGTGACCTTTTCCTGCAGCGTTTCCAGGTGGCGAGGCAGCAGGAGCGCAGGCAGGCCAGGGCAAGGCGGCAGCAGGAGAGGAGGCGGCTCCGTGGAAGGCTCACAACAAAGCAAGGGAGGCAGCTGAAGCCCACAGAAACCTCCCGTCAGCCTGCGAGCCACTCTGTAGTAGCTGAGGAGCAGCTGAGAGCGAAGGCCGGTGGAGACAGTGCAGAGTCAGACGTGCCACTCCCAGACTGGTGGGATCTGGATGAGAACGGCACCGTGGAGGATTACACGGACAATGTGGAGCAGTGGTAG
- the LOC119494919 gene encoding uncharacterized protein LOC119494919, with protein sequence MCLCLFSSVCSHREKMICSILPLISLTCCVCGSFVENVTQTSYQAEENHNITLEWMFTTRTDSSPNSLFIYCELSADLRPLVLFRFQEGVEVPESQDEQFAGRVRCDEDVLREGRLRLHVSRLRTDDSGLYWCDVLTGYGRYSGKCWLNVTGELTAAPDEPRPQRPTVSPQPESQGRIGLYVGLGLGLGLTAAALCAGLCFAFRHYFTKSTDKKGNICAVVMSSSEKQPIRTNRTLSGGPPLNESSEYTVVRTQETQDYMK encoded by the exons atgtgtttgtgtctcttctcCTCCGTCTGCTCTCACAGGGAGAAGATGATCTGCAGCATCCTGCCTCTCATCAGCCTGACCTGctgtgtctgtg GATCATTTGTAGAGAATGTGACACAGACCTCCTATCAGGCAGAGGagaaccacaacatcacactgGAGTGGATGTTCACAACCAGAACCGACAGTTCCCCCAACTCACTTTTTATCTACTGTGAACTGTCAGCTGATCTCAGACCCTTAGTCCTGTTTCGTTTCCAGGAAGGTGTTGAGGTCCCAGAGTCTCAGGATGAACAGTTTGCAGGACGAGTCCGGTGTGACGAAGACGTCCTCAGAGAAGGACGACTCAGACTTCACGTGTCCAGACTCAGGACCGATGACTCGGGTCTGTACTGGTGTGACGTGCTCACAGGTTATGGGAGGTACTCCGGGAAATGCTGGCTCAATGTCACTGGTGAGTTGACAGCAGCTCCTGATGAGCCCAGACCTCAGAGACCAACAGTGAGTCCACAACCAGAGAGTCAGGGAAGGATCGGCCTCTACGTTGGACTGGGACTGGGACTgggactgacagcagcagctctctgtgcTGGACTCTGCTTTGCCTTCAgacattattttactaaatCTACTGATAAGAAAGGAAACATCTGTGCAGTCGTAATGAGTTCCTCAGAGAAACAACCCATCAGGACTAACAGGACTCTGTCTGGAGGACCCCCTTTGAATGAGTCCTCAGAGTATACAGTAGTCAGAACACAAGAGACTCAAGACTATATGAAATGA
- the hs6st2 gene encoding heparan-sulfate 6-O-sulfotransferase 2 isoform X2, whose translation MDEKSGSSHHHRLLFVLLMVLLFGVIMIQYVCPSRSECQMLHQLGSWFKDGGTTGSRSGGSEIQDGLQKDPYIAEDGALVRFVPRFNFTRSDLNRVVDFNIKGDDVIVFLHIQKTGGTTFGRHLVRNIQLERPCECHAGQKKCTCYRPGKKETWLFSRFSTGWSCGLHADWTELISCVPSRMDSREAPENLPRNYYYITILRDPVSRFLSEWRHVQRGATWRASLHVCDGRSPTLSELPSCYSGDDWSGCSLQEFMDCPYNLANNRQTRMLADLSLVGCYNVSTMSEDERWALLLESAKRNLRGMAFFGLTEYQRKTQYLFERTFNLEFIAPFTQLNGTRASSVEVPAETQHRILQLNRWDVELYEYARDLFLQRFQVARQQERRQARARRQQERRRLRGRLTTKQGRQLKPTETSRQPASHSVVAEEQLRAKAGGDSAESDVPLPDWWDLDENGTVEDYTDNVEQW comes from the exons ATGGATGAGAAGTCCGGCAGCAGCCACCACCACCGGCTCCTGTTCGTCCTGCTCATGGTGCTGCTCTTCGGCGTCATTATGATCCAGTACGTGTGCCCGAGCAGGTCCGAGTGCCAGATGCTGCACCAGCTGGGCTCCTGGTTCAAGGACGGCGGTACAACCGGTTCCCGGAGCGGTGGCAGTGAGATCCAGGACGGGCTCCAGAAGGACCCGTACATCGCAGAAGATGGAGCTCTGGTCCGCTTCGTCCCTCGTTTCAATTTCACCAGATCAGATTTAAACCGTGTTGTGGACTTTAACATTAAAGGAGATGATGTGATAGTGTTCCTGCACATTCAGAAGACGGGCGGCACCACGTTTGGGAGACACCTGGTGCGGAACATTCAGCTGGAGAGGCCCTGCGAGTGTCACGCAGGTCAGAAGAAATGTACCTGTTACCGGCCAGGTAAAAAAGAAACCTGGCTGTTCTCCCGGTTCTCCACCGGCTGGAGCTGCGGGCTTCATGCGGACTGGACCGAGCTGATCAGCTGCGTCCCGTCACGCATGGACTCACGAGAGGCTCCCGAGAACCTGCCCAG GAACTATTATTATATAACCATCTTAAGAGACCCAGTATCACGCTTCCTGAGCGAGTGGCGTCATGTGCAACGTGGGGCTACATGGAGGGCCTCCTTACACGTGTGCGATGGACGTTCACCAACGCTGTCTGAGCTGCCGAGCTGTTACTCAGGAGACGACTGGTCAGGTTGCTCCCTGCAGGAGTTCATGGACTGTCCCTACAACCTGGCCAACAACCGGCAAACCCGCATGCTGGCCGACCTCAGCCTGGTGGGTTGCTACAACGTCTCCACCATGAGTGAGGATGAGCGCTGGGCGTTGCTGCTGGAGAGCGCCAAACGCAACCTGCGCGGCATGGCGTTCTTTGGGCTGACAGAGTACCAGCGTAAGACCCAGTATCTGTTCGAGCGTACCTTCAACCTGGAGTTCATCGCACCCTTCACACAGCTCAACGGCACACGCGCCTCCAGTGTCGAGGTCCCTGCCGAGACACAACACAGAATCCTCCAGCTGAACCGATGGGACGTAGAGCTGTACGAGTACGCCCGTGACCTTTTCCTGCAGCGTTTCCAGGTGGCGAGGCAGCAGGAGCGCAGGCAGGCCAGGGCAAGGCGGCAGCAGGAGAGGAGGCGGCTCCGTGGAAGGCTCACAACAAAGCAAGGGAGGCAGCTGAAGCCCACAGAAACCTCCCGTCAGCCTGCGAGCCACTCTGTAGTAGCTGAGGAGCAGCTGAGAGCGAAGGCCGGTGGAGACAGTGCAGAGTCAGACGTGCCACTCCCAGACTGGTGGGATCTGGATGAGAACGGCACCGTGGAGGATTACACGGACAATGTGGAGCAGTGGTAG